Part of the Nakamurella alba genome is shown below.
GCGGCCCCGGACGTGCTGGTGGTGCCGGTGGGCGGTGCCGGGCTGATCGCCGGGGTGGCCACGGCACTGGCCGACCACCCGCAGGTGCGACTGGTCGGGGCGGAACCGACGGGTGCGGCGTCGCTGACCGCCGCGCTGGCCGCCGGCCGCCCGGTCCGGCTGGACCACATCGACCCGTTCGTCGACGGCGCTGCCGTCCGGCAGATCGGCGCACTGCCCTTCGCGGTGCTGCAACGGCGCCCACTGGAGGTGATCGCCGTGGACGAGGGCGCCATCTGCACCGAGATGCTCGGGCTGTACCAGAACGAGGGCATCATCGCGGAGCCGGCCGGCGCGCTCTCGGTGGCCGCGCTGCGGGCCGTCCGGCCGCGACCGGGTCAGACCGTGGTCTGCCTGGTCTCCGGTGGCAACAACGACGTCTCCCGGTACGGCGAGGTGCTCGAGAGATCGCTCGTGCATGCCGGTCTCAAGCACTACTTCCTGGTCGACTTCCCGCAGGAGCCGGGCGCGCTGCGCCGGTTCCTGGACGAGGTGCTCGGGCCGGACGACGACATCACCTTGTTCGAATACGTGAAGCGGAACAACCGGGAGACCGGGCCGGCCCTGGTCGGCATCGAACTCGGTGCGCCGGAAGGGCTTCCGGGTCTGCTGGAGCGGATGGCGAGCGGCCCGATGCAGGTGGAACGGATCGATCCGGGCAGCCCCGCCTACCGGTTCCTGACCTGATGCCCGGCCCGCTCCCCACCGTCGCGGAGCTCCTCTCCAGGATCGACTTCGCCGCTGGGACAACACTTCTGGTGCCGGACGATCCCCGGCCCGGGTCGTGGGTCGGCGGTCCGTCGGCGGTGGTGGACGGCGAAACGATCGTGCTGGCGTACCGGATGCGCCGGCCGGTGGGGGAGGGCCGTGGCTTCGCGAACGTGATCGCGGTGAGCGAGGACGGCGAGACCCCGCGCACCGTCGCGGTGATCGACCGGGAACGGCACGACTGCGACTCGCTGGAGCGACCGTGCCTGGTGCGCACGCCGGAGGGGCGCTGGCGGCTGTACATCAGCTGCGCGACGGTCGGCAGCAAGCACTGGCGGGTCGACCTGCTGGAGGCGGACACCCTCGAGGGGCTGCCGGATGCGCCGCCGCGCACCGTGCTGGCCGGTGACCCGGCGGTCGTCGCCGTGAAGGATCCGGTGATCCGGTGGGTGCCGGGCGCCGATGAGGCCGGTGCTGCCGGGAAGGCCGGTGCTGCCGGAAGGGCGAGTGCCGCCGGAAGGGCCGCTGCCGCCGGGAGTGCCGCTGCCGCCGAGGGAGCCGCTGCCGCCGGGAGTGCTGGTCTCGCCGACATTGCCGGTCACGTCGTCAGCGCGGGCGAGCAGTCAGGGACGTGGCACCTGTGGGCCTCCTGCCACCCGCTCGACGACCCCGATGCCACCGACCGGATGACGGTGGATCACGCCACCTCCACCGACGGCATCGACTGGACGTGGCAGGGCACCGTGCTCACCGGAACAGCGGGGACCTGGGACGCCCGCGGTGTGCGGCCGGCAGCACTGCTGGACGTTGCCGACGGGCTGCTGATGTTCTACGACGGGCGGGCCTCGGCTGCGGAGAACTGGGAGGAACGGACCGGGGCGGCCCTCTCGGCGGGCGTCGACGGGATCTTCCGGCCGGTGGCCGCCGCACCGGTGTTCGTCTCGCCGGAGGGGTCCGGGGGCCTGCGCTACCTGACCGCGGTGACCGATCCCGGGTCCGGTCGCACCCGCATCTTCTACGAGAGCGCGCGCACCGACGGCGGTCACGAGCTGCGGACGCAGCTGCTCTGAGGGCGTCGCGGCCCCCGTGGCCGCCCCGCTCGGCCGGTTGGCCAGAACGACCCGGCGCTGTGCGGTCACAGGCGCTCGCTCGGTCGCGCCGAGGCGTGCGAGGGTGTCCGGGACCGTTCGGACTTCGGGTGACGGACGCCGTTCCCGGCGAACGGTGGATGTGCCCGTCACCGACGGTCATTGCTGACGGCGTTGCGGTGGCGACGGCGGTGCCATCCGGGCTGCTGATGCCTCTGCAGACGTAGCGGCAGAGTGCTGAATTCCCCACGACCGGATGCCGGAGAACCACCGTTCCCGCAGGTCCACGGGTTGTGAGCAGGCTGTGGAACCGGGCAATCCGGGCCCTACGATCCCCGCAACCACAGGGCGGGAGGTCGGATGGCACAGGGACGTTCCCAGCAGATCCCGTCGCTGGACGGGCTCCGCGCGTTGGCGATCGGGATCGTGGTGTGGGGCCACGCGGGCCTGCCGCAGTACATCGTCGGGTCCACCGGGGTGACGATCTTCTTCTTCCTGTCCGGCTACCTCATCACCACGCTGCTGCGCCGCGAAGCCGAACGCACCGGAACGATCTCGATCAGGGACTTCTATCTGCGCCGGACCTTCCGCATCCTGCCGCCGCTGTACGTCGTGCTGGTGGCCGCGATCGTGATGAGCCTCGTCGACGTGCTCCCGGACCGGATGTCCGGCTGGGGAGTCACCTCGGCCGCCACCTTCTGGCAGAACTACTACCTGATCGGCTCCGGCCGTGAGGGCATCCCGGCGGGGATGAACGCGCTGTGGTCGCTGGCGGTCGAGGAGCACTTCTACCTGGTGCTACCCGTGCTGTACCTGGTGCTGCGGCGGACCCGACTGCGCCGGCTGGGCCAGGCCGGGGTGCTCGCCGGGATCTGCGTGGCGATCCTGGTGTGGCGCACGTGGCTGGTCACCCACGGCGCCGGTTACGACCGCGTCTACCTGGCGACCGACACCCGGGCCGACGCGATCCTCTGGGGATCGGTGCTGGCGCTGGCGTGGAACCCGGTGCTGGACATGCGTCCACCGCGGCGGAACTGGCCGTGGACCCTGGTGGCCGTGGCCTCGTTCGCCGCGTTCTGGGGGATCAGCGAACTGCCCGAGTCGGTGGTGATGTCGGTCGGGTACACCGGCCAATCCCTCTGTCTGGTAGGTGTTTTCGTGGCGGTGGTCCTGGCCCCGCGGTCGCTGCCCGGCCTGGTGCTCAACTGGCGGCCGCTGGCCTACATCGGCGTGCTCTCCTACTCGCTCTACCTGGTGCACCGTCCGGTGCTGATGGTTGTCGAGCAGTACGTACATGCGCCGAAGGTCGTCGAGCTGCTGCTCGCCGGGGTGCTGATGCTCGGGGCGGCGCTGCTGCTCCGGGTGGCGGTCGAGAAGCCCTTCGAGAAGGCCCGTCGACGGTTCCGGCAGGGTGCCGCAGCTCCGGCTGTGACGGCCGGCGACGCTCCGACAGCAGCGACGGTCGGGGCCGGAGGGCCTGGCGGGGGCGCATCGGTACCGGAGCAGCGCACCCCGGTGCCCGGGCAACGCACATCGACATCGGTGCCCGTGCAACGCTCCTCGGTGCCGGGGCAACGCTCGTCGTCGGGCGGCGCCGTGGAGGCGGCCGGGCCGACGGACCCCGTCGCCGGGTCGTCCGGGACGGCGCGGTCCGGATCCGGTACCCCGGTCTGACCCGGCCGGATCCTCGTCAGTTCCGGACGACCGGCCTGATGCCGCGGCTGGTACCAGTGCCGGCCAGGTCAGTGACCTCGTCGACCGGTGTGAGCCGGCCGGATCTCGTCAGTTCCGGACGACCGGCCTGAGGTCGCCGCTGGTGCCGGTGCCGGCCAGGTCAGTGGCCTCGTCGCCCGATGTGAGCCGGCCGGATCTCGTCAGTTCTTGACGATCAGCTTGATCGCTGCAGCTCGCGGTGGTGACGGGCACGTCTCCCGCCTCCGCAACCTCGGCGGTGTACCGGCAGGTTCTCGGAAGTTCTTGACGATCGGCTCGACCGCGGGCCGTTGCCCGGTGGTAGACCCGTTTCGCAGCCTTCGCCGCCAGGGCGGTGCCGCCGGCGCGCTCCGTCAGTTCTTGACGATCAGCTTGACAGCGGCGCTGGTCCCGGTGTTGCCCGCGGCGTCCTTGGCCTTCGCCACCACCGAGTAGGTGCCGTTCGGGAACGTCCTCGAGTTGATCGCCGCCGACCACGTGGTGCCGGACTGTGTCCCGTCGCCCAGCTTGGTCGTCCCGACCCAGAAGCTGACGCCGGTGACCCCGACGTTGTCGGTCGCGGTGGCGGTGAGCGTCACCGTCCCGCTGACCGTGGTGTTGGCGGCGGGCGCGGTGATCACGGCCGTCGGAGCCGTGCGGTCCGGTGCCGGGGTACTGGTCGTCGTCGTGGTGGGTGTCGTCGTGGTGGATGTCGTCGTGCTGGTCGTGCTGGTCGTGGTGCTCGTGCTCGTGCTCGTGGTTGTGGTCGGCGTGGTGGTCGTGCTGGTGGTGGTGCTCGTCGTCGGCGTGGTGGTGGTCGTGGACGTCGTCGGAGTGGTGGTGGTGCTGGTGGTCGTGGACGTCGTCGGTGTCGTGGTCGACGTGGTGGGCGTCGTCGGCGTGGTGGGTGTCGTGGTGGTCGGCGTCGTGGTGCTGGTGGTGGGTGTCGTGGTGGGTGTGGTGGTCGTGCTGGTGGTGGTGCTCGTCGGCGGGGTGGTGGTGCCGGTCACCGGGACGGTGGAGGCGGCGTAGCCGAAGTACTTGCCGGCGACGGGCCGGGTGGGATCGCCGAGGAAGGTGTGCCCGCGCTGCGCGGCGGCGGCGCCCTGGGCGATCAGCGTGGCCTTCGCGTCGGCGACGCTCTTGCCGACGCAGGCGCCGGACGGGCGGTAGCAGTTGAGCGCGACCCCGGACAGGGCGGCGGCGGACATGCTGGTGCCGGCCTGGATGTAGCTGAAGCCGTTGCCCTTCTTGGTGGTCCACGGGCAGACGCCGGGCGCGGCCAGCACGTGCGCCTTGTCGGCCGCCGACACGGCGAAATTGCTCTTGTAGTAGTAGGTGTCGTCCGGGTCGGTGGCGGTGCAGCCGGACGGGACGGTGCCCAGCCCACCGGGGGCGCCGTCGTAGTCGACGACGTTGGTGGCGGTGAGCACCTCGTCGTAGGAGGCCGGGACCAGGGCCGCGAGATCCCGCGACTCGTTGCCGGCCGAGGCGACCACCAGGATCCCGGCGGCGGTCAGTTGACAGACCAGGGCGTGCAGCGGGTCGTTGTTGGTGGCGCCGCAGTTGCCGTCGTCGGCGCCGGTGGTGGCGAGCGACATGTTGACGACCTTGATGTTCTTCGCCGCTGCGTTGTCCAGCACCCACTGCAGGCCGCAGGTGAGTGTGGTCATCGAGCCCTTGAGCTTGTTGTCGAGCACGCGGACCGAGTAGATCGGCGCCCCGGGGGCGATGCCGGCCATGCCCTTGCTGTCGTCGTAGGCGGCGATGGTGCCGGCCACCCCGGTGCCGTGCCCGTTGCCGTCGGCGCCGGAGCCGAGGCCGGTGCAGTCGACCTGCTGCTTGAGGTTGTAGTCGGTGTGGCTGTCCGTGCCGGAGTCGATCACCGCCACTCCGGGCCCGTCCCACGCCGTCCCTGAGCCCACGTT
Proteins encoded:
- the ilvA gene encoding threonine ammonia-lyase IlvA, translated to MTSTSTPAAPPSATSDPLPTGADIAAAARRISGVVARTPLERSDRLSALTGATVYLKREDQQRVRSYKLRGAYNLMAQLGPVERESGVVCASAGNHAQGVAYACRALGIDGTIYLPRTTPRQKRDRIRAHGGDQVELIMVGDTFDDAAEAAARHAGRTGAVPVPPFDDARTVAGQGTVAVEILEQLGAAPDVLVVPVGGAGLIAGVATALADHPQVRLVGAEPTGAASLTAALAAGRPVRLDHIDPFVDGAAVRQIGALPFAVLQRRPLEVIAVDEGAICTEMLGLYQNEGIIAEPAGALSVAALRAVRPRPGQTVVCLVSGGNNDVSRYGEVLERSLVHAGLKHYFLVDFPQEPGALRRFLDEVLGPDDDITLFEYVKRNNRETGPALVGIELGAPEGLPGLLERMASGPMQVERIDPGSPAYRFLT
- a CDS encoding glycoside hydrolase family protein, coding for MPGPLPTVAELLSRIDFAAGTTLLVPDDPRPGSWVGGPSAVVDGETIVLAYRMRRPVGEGRGFANVIAVSEDGETPRTVAVIDRERHDCDSLERPCLVRTPEGRWRLYISCATVGSKHWRVDLLEADTLEGLPDAPPRTVLAGDPAVVAVKDPVIRWVPGADEAGAAGKAGAAGRASAAGRAAAAGSAAAAEGAAAAGSAGLADIAGHVVSAGEQSGTWHLWASCHPLDDPDATDRMTVDHATSTDGIDWTWQGTVLTGTAGTWDARGVRPAALLDVADGLLMFYDGRASAAENWEERTGAALSAGVDGIFRPVAAAPVFVSPEGSGGLRYLTAVTDPGSGRTRIFYESARTDGGHELRTQLL
- a CDS encoding acyltransferase family protein, which gives rise to MAQGRSQQIPSLDGLRALAIGIVVWGHAGLPQYIVGSTGVTIFFFLSGYLITTLLRREAERTGTISIRDFYLRRTFRILPPLYVVLVAAIVMSLVDVLPDRMSGWGVTSAATFWQNYYLIGSGREGIPAGMNALWSLAVEEHFYLVLPVLYLVLRRTRLRRLGQAGVLAGICVAILVWRTWLVTHGAGYDRVYLATDTRADAILWGSVLALAWNPVLDMRPPRRNWPWTLVAVASFAAFWGISELPESVVMSVGYTGQSLCLVGVFVAVVLAPRSLPGLVLNWRPLAYIGVLSYSLYLVHRPVLMVVEQYVHAPKVVELLLAGVLMLGAALLLRVAVEKPFEKARRRFRQGAAAPAVTAGDAPTAATVGAGGPGGGASVPEQRTPVPGQRTSTSVPVQRSSVPGQRSSSGGAVEAAGPTDPVAGSSGTARSGSGTPV
- a CDS encoding S8 family serine peptidase, with protein sequence MTVSTGRAVRAGAFALVAAVALSAVAWNSASAAGTQVIRPAVGAVEATQAPVNVGSGTAWDGPGVAVIDSGTDSHTDYNLKQQVDCTGLGSGADGNGHGTGVAGTIAAYDDSKGMAGIAPGAPIYSVRVLDNKLKGSMTTLTCGLQWVLDNAAAKNIKVVNMSLATTGADDGNCGATNNDPLHALVCQLTAAGILVVASAGNESRDLAALVPASYDEVLTATNVVDYDGAPGGLGTVPSGCTATDPDDTYYYKSNFAVSAADKAHVLAAPGVCPWTTKKGNGFSYIQAGTSMSAAALSGVALNCYRPSGACVGKSVADAKATLIAQGAAAAQRGHTFLGDPTRPVAGKYFGYAASTVPVTGTTTPPTSTTTSTTTTPTTTPTTSTTTPTTTTPTTPTTPTTSTTTPTTSTTTSTTTTPTTSTTTTTPTTSTTTSTTTTPTTTTSTSTSTTTSTTSTTTSTTTTPTTTTTSTPAPDRTAPTAVITAPAANTTVSGTVTLTATATDNVGVTGVSFWVGTTKLGDGTQSGTTWSAAINSRTFPNGTYSVVAKAKDAAGNTGTSAAVKLIVKN